TCCTTCGAAAGTCCTGAAGATGGTATGATATCCCTTTGTATGGTGTCAAATAGTCTTTCATCATTGGGTATCCAGAATCAACTACATAATATTTCCCtagacaaaaaaattcaattgtattaacacacacaaaatacGTCATTATAATGAACAATTGATTAACCAATAACAAACCTGGTGGTGGGTGCGGAAAGTTGTTACTTTGTTTACGAATagtatcaagaaaaatgtggGTGTCGTGTGCTTCACCTTCCCATCCAGGCAAAACAAATGTGAATAACATATCAAAGTCACATGCAGCCATCACATTTTGGGTTGGATATCCCTTTCTTCCAAAGTATGGAATGGACTTCTCAGTAGGTACAATCGCTATCACATGTGTGCCATCAATCGCACCGATGCAAtcctaataaaaacattaatagttTTCAGTTCCACATGCATTGTATTATCTTATAGGCAATAACACTAATTCAAATATACAATAGTACACATACTTTGAAATGTGgccaataaattggatggtCTTGTATTTTGGTTGGAACTTCACGAAAAGTTGGATCCGAAGGCTTTACATATGCAGCTGCAAAGCGAGCACCCAACAAAGTGATCATCTTCTCAAAATGTCTACTTATGGTTTCACCCGAATGCTGAAATAATTCTTGAACCATTCGGTTACATGTTCCATGACCAAGTATCACTAAACAGATTGCCACTAACTCTTCTAACCTTATATTCCTTGAATGTTGAAGTCCAAAGTCATGTTGTAAAACTTGACACAAATTATGAAACACCTCCTTTTTCATTCTAAACatattgtaacacaaattcTCATTACCTTCCATACAGCGTCTCAGCCAATTCCACCCTGTTTGTTCAGAATCATAACAAGGAGTCTTATTAATGTACTTATTGAAATACGTCACAACTGCTTCACAGGTAACTGCCACAAGCTGGTAAAACTCCTCGTCAGAATCGTCATtactatcatcatcatcagaatcGCCGTCACTGTCGTCATCACTATCACTACtctcaccatcatcatcatcatcattattattgtccgcaccatcattattattgtcAGCATTGTTATAATCACCACCATCATGATCATCACAATAATTTCTGTAATCCCCATCCATTAATAGTTCCATAAAATGGCCACTCTCATGAGTATCATTATAATCATCCATATTGGTTTAAGCTACACAACAAAGTAACAAATACTTAATCAAGACAATTCACAACATACCAAGACAATTCACAACATCAAGTACATAACACtgtaatgaaaatttcaaatgtgTTTACATTACACATATATTAGTCCAAAGCTAATACTAAATATCACATAACTTAGTTTAAAGTTAATACAACATAGCTAATACAACATAGTTAATACAACATAGCTAACTTAGTTTAAAGTTAATACAACATAGTTAATACCACAGAAGGTTAGTCACTTCTTTTGGTTATAAATCATTGCTTATAGCCACTCCAGCTGTGACTCTGGGTCCTTGAAAGTTAGGAACATCTCCCTACGTGTCTTTTTTAGTAAGATAATGGAAGCTTGAACCACAAACGTACTTTCCACTCCAGGAAGTGCTCTCACAATCGCCATTACATTATCAATTGAACTTGGTGACTCTCGAGAAGTACCTTCAGACCTATTCTGACATACAGTTATTAATTGACTAATACGATTGTCTAACATTGCAGCTCctcctatcttcttctttttcttctgtgaGGGTATTGATTCACTAGTTCGCTTTTGTCCTGAACTACGTGATTGACTAGTATGTCCTTGCTGCAAACTATCAATGTCTAAACTCATGTCACATTAGTTATCCTTAAATTCGGAGCTACCATCTGAATCACCAGCACCCTCTTTTGGCATTGTTGGAGGTAATGTATCTGAAGAAGGGGTCCATGCTGCTACCCCAGTTGCTGCAACATCCCTAAACCTTATCTCAAGTTGTTCTAGATTCTGTGGACCTTTCTCTCgaaattttttagctttaggTAATTCCTACAAaatgtaattgtaatttcactcatataacaataatattaaaaaaaaaaaaactatctccaACTAactacatattaataaaatactcaaCTCACCTTCAACTTCAGGTCCCACCAATAATCAGGAGCAGCAATCGTTCCCTTCACTGCATCCCAACCTAAACCTGTGTCAAGATTCCTCAATTATTCTCACACTCTCCAATCACCTTTTAATACATCCCACCTACTTTTTAATTGGTCCTTATCATAGTTTTGACCGGTCTCATCACAAAATTTGGTCACCAAATTGAACCAACCTTTGGCACTAAAGCCAGCACCTTTTGTTCTATTCCCGGCTTGAATTTGTTCCACACAAAGGTTACAAAAAGTAGTTGTCCACGTTAGATTAATATCCCAATCTGCTCTAGCCTTTTTTACCTCGGGGTTGGAAGTGGTCTTTTTACCCATCTATAAAGTTAACCAACCataagaaatgcaaaaaatagaatACATAATATTCCAATTTAGTGAACTAGTTACAAACATGATCTAATAATTCTAGCCTAAAGTTATGCCAAACCATAACAATCCATTTCATTGAATGTTGTCAGGGTGTGCATGCCCTAGCGACGACGGCTGATGCGGCGGCGGCCACACCCCCGCTGCGGCGATGCACTCGCACCCCGCATCGGCACTGCACCTCGATGCGACGGCGATGCGATGGTGCTGTGATCCGGCAGCTGCCGCACCACCGCATCGGCGGTGCACCCCGGCGGCAACGGTGATGTAGCGACGGCAGCTGCCGTACCCCACTGCATCGGCAGTTGCACCCCAGCAGCAACAGCTGATGTAGCAACAGCAGCTGCCGCACCCCACTGCATCAGCAGTTGCACCCCACTGCATCAGCTGTTGCTGCTATTGGGGTGCAGCTGCTGATGCATCAGCTACTGCTGATGGGGCATGCATGTGCAGCCCATCAGCAGCAGTAGCATATCATGCCCCATCAGCTGCACACGCATGTGCAACTTCCCTTCCATTTCATTTTAATCAACAACCCATAACAAGCTATAAACTTCAcacaagaaagcaaacaaagtCAGCATATCATGGCACTTGAAATTTTTTGCAAACACTGACTTAAACCATCACCATAAATCAATCACTCCAAGACTAAATTTGACCTCATTAATTTTCCATTACCCACAAGCAATAACAGCCATTCtataaaaacaacaaacaatgtaataaaaattagACCATCAACATAAATTACCCCGAATACAAATGAATTTTCAGCTTCCAAAACTTGACCTCATTAATTTCCATTACCACAAGCCATAACAGCCATTTCCCCTCACAAAACTACAATCTTTAAGTAAAACACAGTGTACCAACTCAATTTTCATGGACACCccagataataaataaataaacaatgaaataaaacacAAATGTCAGACTTGCATACAATAATATATCACATCAAATACAAACGTTGTACCTGATCTAGCAAAGAAAATAACTTGTAATTGTAATCTATAAcattaaaagcaaaataaaagagaataaaatcCTAAAAGTCTGAACATCAATCACGATTAATCAAGTTCAATACAAAGCATGCAAgatctggaattttttttcccacattcagtaaaaaaaaaaaattcagatcagtGTTGGTACCTGGTGGTTTTTGGTAGCAGATCAATGTTGCTTGGTGTTTTGTTGATCAAATCTCTACCTTCAAAATGTATTTCTCATATCAGAAagtcttataaataaatttaaaaaaaaaaacagatcagagaagacgaagaagaagacaaagaaagcagaagaagaggaagaagattgGCAGAGCAGAGAAGAGATTAAGCATGGCAAGAGAACTAATTCTCCATTAGCAACAACAAAGCATGcaagatctgaatttttttaggACGAGCCCAACGAATTTTGTTAGGACgagcccaaaaaaaaacatatcaaaaaagaagaagaagaagacaaagaaagcagaagaagaggaagaagattcATGGAGACTTACCACGGAGAGACTGGTAGCAGCACGGAGAGGGCAGAGCAGAGAAGAGATGAAGCTTCAGGGATTTTAGCGGAgcagagagatgagatgagaggaaTGAGGGGCTGAGTAATTCAGTAATTTTAGGATGAGCCAACGGATAGCTGGAAAACGCTCGTGAACTTTTTTGTTTATGGAGCTCCAGACCTTCATAAGCGTTTTGGGTGTTTTTGCCTTGGCCCAAAATGCAACTTTTACCCAAAAGTTGCATTTTTGGGTCACCAAACGCTCAAAGAAGCCTAGCTTTTACATAAAGCTGCGTTTCAGCCCCTAAAAGGCCAACCAAACGGGCACATAGTAGTGGTGGAGAAAATATGAACGGAATGTtatttaatgagggttgacaaagaatcatgaacctagaccttatTTTAGCATTTGGGGAAATCTGGTACATTAAATGTAGAAATTGGTGGGAGTGGGGAGCAAGCAAAATTCGATTTTCCCCTAGCTACTGTATAGCCTATAGagccaatttcaaaaaaatcctATCTTACTCAATTCTAATCGGAATTGTCTCATTCTTGTGCTCAAATTAAAGCcccggatgtctagtttcttagaaaattaacctcattcacaaagtcaaaatattctgagagatatcaACGAAATTGTGAGtagaggtcatttgttagaaaataatttcagcacTACTAACATTAACaggctccaatcactcccatttcaaACTTAATTAGTTCCACATTaccctaattaaaagataattgcacaaattactcattaaataattaaggcttgactatctaattaattaagtgtgtgcaaccttaccataaaatgtaattctaaccaattaaattatgacacgtcattaatctcaaattgattataattacaaccaattggaatcaattgttcataatcacatatagtcagactcaatttgtgatagtgcatctcagccattaaaacttgatttaatgataattttcaatctgatggtccgattagggcttatgactAGTCGATTTGGTcattacaacatcaagatcattttgataaaatgaaattaaggatctaatgactagaatcaagatgcatatttttAAGATGAAACTACCAT
This genomic stretch from Castanea sativa cultivar Marrone di Chiusa Pesio chromosome 1, ASM4071231v1 harbors:
- the LOC142621822 gene encoding uncharacterized protein LOC142621822, whose protein sequence is MGKKTTSNPEVKKARADWDINLTWTTTFCNLCVEQIQAGNRTKGAGFSAKGLGWDAVKGTIAAPDYWWDLKLKELPKAKKFREKGPQNLEQLEIRFRDVAATGVAAWTPSSDTLPPTMPKEGAGDSDGSSEFKDN